From a region of the Haematobia irritans isolate KBUSLIRL chromosome 4, ASM5000362v1, whole genome shotgun sequence genome:
- the LOC142232693 gene encoding protein scylla-like, with translation MKMEILAVQQLYHPSDFAGLGSNKIRDWTSPLTPPPEASTKATTNLPYNQTNTINKMKCSINNQKNKRLSENQNKRNSPATVATNQKPLTNTISKVNHNNNSSSSSSSNSTSSNHQNMYYNEDFDATAINDLSLRLLDELRAAKSRHLSCTEVSLPCDLTPRIAAEILRLSEREPCGLRGCTIYIEFEDEPNNSRRIASLKLDKETVSTFEIYLTLRQDHRGWASLLPQFMKGLSRTITISPEFNITKNKLYSPLTSSSYTYTSSKAISTPTA, from the exons ATGAAAATGGAAATTCTTGCAGTACAACAGTTATATCATCCATCCGATTTTGCTGGTTTGGGGTCTAATAAAATAAGAG atTGGACTTCACCTCTAACTCCACCACCAGAAGCTAGTACCAAAGCCACCACCAATCTACCATACAATCAAACAAATAccatcaataaaatgaaatgcagtattaataatcaaaaaaataaacgtttatcggAAAACCAAAATAAGCGTAACTCTCCAGCAACGGTAGCTACTAATCAAAAACCCTTGACCAATACCATCAGTAAGGTCaatcacaacaacaacagcagcagtagtagtagtagtaataGCACCAGTTCTAATCACCAAAATATGTACTACAATGAGGATTTCGATGCTACGGCCATTAATGATCTGTCCCTACGTTTGCTGGATGAACTTAGGGCTGCTAAGAGCCGTCATTTGTCTTGCACAGAAGTCTCATTACCCTGTGATCTCACACCGCGCATTGCAGCTGAAATTCTACGCCTCTCGGAAAGAGAACCCTGTGGTCTGCGCGGCTGCACTATATACATTGAATTCGAAGATGAGCCGAATAACTCCCGTCGCATTGCCTCACTCAAATTGGATAAGGAAACCGTATCTACATTTGAGATCTACTTGACATTGCGTCAGGATCATCGTGGTTGGGCCTCTCTATTGCCACAATTCATGAAGGGTTTGTCGCGTACCATCACCATAAGTCCCGAATTCAATATCACCAAGAACAAACTCTACTCTCCCTTGACGAGCAGTAGTTATACGTACACCAGTTCTAAGGCCATATCAACACCCACCGCTTAA